In Herbaspirillum sp. WKF16, one genomic interval encodes:
- a CDS encoding S-(hydroxymethyl)glutathione dehydrogenase/class III alcohol dehydrogenase, which produces MKSRAAVAFAAGQPLQIVEIDVAPPKKGEVLVKITHTGVCHTDAFTLSGDDPEGLFPVVLGHEGAGVVVEVGEGVTSVAPGDHVIPLYTAECGECLFCKSGKTNLCTSVRATQGKGVMPDGTTRFSYNGQPIYHYMGCSTFSEYTVVAEVSLAKINPEANHEHVCLLGCGVTTGIGAVHNTAKVQEGDSVAVFGLGGIGLAVIQGARQAKAGRIIAVDTNPSKFDLAREFGATDCINPKDHEKPIQQVIVEMTGWGVDHSFECIGNVNVMRAALESAHRGWGQSVIIGVAGAGQEISTRPFQLVTGRRWLGTAFGGVKGRSQLPGMVEDAMKGDIKLKPFVTHTRDLDAINEAFDLMHEGKSIRTVIHY; this is translated from the coding sequence ATGAAATCTCGCGCAGCCGTAGCCTTCGCCGCCGGCCAACCCCTCCAGATCGTCGAGATCGACGTCGCCCCGCCCAAGAAGGGCGAAGTGCTGGTCAAGATCACCCATACGGGCGTGTGCCATACCGATGCCTTCACCCTCTCGGGCGACGATCCGGAAGGCCTGTTCCCGGTGGTGCTGGGCCATGAAGGCGCCGGCGTGGTGGTGGAAGTGGGCGAAGGCGTGACCAGCGTGGCGCCGGGCGACCACGTGATCCCGCTCTACACCGCCGAGTGCGGCGAATGCCTGTTCTGCAAATCCGGCAAGACCAACCTGTGCACCTCGGTGCGCGCCACCCAGGGCAAAGGCGTGATGCCGGACGGCACCACCCGCTTTTCTTACAACGGCCAGCCGATCTACCACTACATGGGCTGTTCCACCTTCAGCGAGTACACCGTGGTGGCGGAGGTCTCGCTGGCCAAGATCAATCCCGAGGCCAACCATGAGCACGTCTGCCTGCTGGGCTGCGGCGTGACCACCGGCATCGGCGCCGTGCACAACACGGCCAAGGTGCAGGAAGGCGACTCGGTCGCCGTGTTCGGCTTGGGCGGCATCGGCCTGGCAGTGATCCAGGGCGCGCGCCAGGCCAAGGCCGGCCGCATCATCGCGGTGGACACCAACCCCTCCAAGTTCGACCTGGCGCGCGAGTTCGGCGCCACCGACTGCATCAACCCCAAGGATCATGAGAAGCCGATCCAGCAAGTCATCGTCGAGATGACCGGCTGGGGCGTGGATCACTCCTTCGAGTGCATCGGCAACGTCAACGTGATGCGCGCGGCGCTGGAATCGGCCCACCGCGGCTGGGGCCAGTCGGTGATCATCGGCGTGGCCGGCGCCGGCCAGGAGATATCGACCCGCCCGTTCCAGCTGGTCACCGGCCGCCGCTGGCTGGGCACCGCCTTCGGCGGGGTGAAGGGTCGCTCGCAGCTGCCGGGCATGGTGGAAGACGCGATGAAGGGCGACATCAAGCTCAAGCCCTTCGTCACCCACACCCGCGACCTGGATGCGATCAACGAGGCCTTCGACCTGATGCACGAGGGCAAGTCGATCCGGACCGTGATCCACTACTAA
- the yjjJ gene encoding type II toxin-antitoxin system HipA family toxin YjjJ, translating into MATAAAELGERARTCLRRGVTTARELMVELEVSQPTLSRALRTLGADLLAIGAARSIQYALRDARRQELQATVYRVSAAGRLEPLGSLVPVHPEGFVLARTDGARLHSDGLPWWLFDMRPQGYLGRAYNLQYGAGLGLPARLDDWSDSHVLRALLLQGEDLPGNLLLGDAARDRFVNAPSPRAIARDGRAQSYAALAAAAARGEHHGSSAGGEQPKFTAYAQGEAGARHVIVKFTAFNDSSVSQRWRDLLMAEHLALEVLHAHGVAAARSSVLDHGAQRFLEVSRFDREGALGRRALFSLHALDAEFAGNAGNWPQVVRALAREGVVERQAVAQMELLWAFGTLIANTDMHGGNLSFIAEHGLPCQVAPAYDMTCMAFAPTSGGDLPLRELPLTIGNEVSAAAWRQALPMAQDFIDRMRRCAALSAGFAACLEILSARVATAGERIARLADGIGA; encoded by the coding sequence ATGGCAACCGCCGCCGCCGAACTTGGAGAACGCGCCCGAACCTGCCTGAGACGGGGGGTAACCACCGCGCGCGAACTCATGGTGGAGCTGGAGGTGAGCCAGCCGACCCTGTCGCGCGCGCTGCGCACGCTCGGCGCCGACCTGCTGGCCATCGGCGCCGCAAGATCTATTCAATATGCCCTGCGCGATGCCCGTCGCCAGGAGTTGCAGGCGACGGTATACCGGGTCTCGGCCGCAGGCCGGCTGGAACCGCTGGGTTCGCTCGTCCCGGTGCATCCGGAGGGCTTCGTGTTGGCGCGCACGGATGGCGCGCGCCTGCATAGCGACGGCCTGCCCTGGTGGCTGTTCGACATGCGGCCGCAAGGCTACCTCGGCCGCGCCTACAACCTGCAATACGGCGCAGGCCTGGGCCTGCCCGCGCGGCTGGACGACTGGAGCGACAGCCATGTGCTGCGCGCGCTGCTGCTGCAGGGTGAGGACTTGCCCGGCAATCTGCTGCTGGGCGACGCCGCCAGGGACCGCTTCGTCAACGCCCCGTCCCCGCGGGCCATTGCCCGCGACGGCCGGGCCCAGTCGTATGCGGCGCTGGCGGCCGCGGCGGCCCGCGGTGAGCATCACGGCTCCTCGGCCGGCGGCGAGCAACCCAAGTTCACGGCCTATGCGCAAGGCGAAGCCGGAGCGCGCCACGTCATCGTCAAGTTCACGGCATTCAACGACAGTTCCGTCAGCCAGCGCTGGCGCGATCTGCTGATGGCCGAGCACCTGGCCCTGGAGGTGCTGCATGCGCACGGAGTGGCCGCGGCCCGTTCCTCCGTGCTGGACCACGGCGCCCAGCGGTTCCTGGAGGTGTCGCGCTTCGACCGCGAAGGCGCGCTGGGGCGCCGCGCCCTGTTCTCGCTGCACGCGCTGGATGCCGAGTTCGCCGGCAATGCCGGCAACTGGCCCCAGGTGGTGCGCGCGCTGGCCCGCGAAGGCGTGGTCGAACGCCAGGCGGTGGCGCAGATGGAGCTGTTGTGGGCCTTCGGCACGCTGATCGCCAACACCGACATGCACGGCGGCAACCTGTCGTTCATCGCGGAACACGGCCTGCCGTGCCAGGTCGCCCCGGCCTATGACATGACCTGCATGGCTTTCGCGCCCACCTCCGGAGGCGACCTGCCGCTGCGCGAGCTGCCCCTGACCATCGGCAACGAGGTATCGGCCGCCGCCTGGCGGCAAGCCTTGCCGATGGCGCAGGATTTCATCGACAGGATGCGGCGCTGCGCCGCGCTGAGCGCCGGTTTTGCCGCTTGCCTGGAGATCCTGTCGGCGCGCGTGGCAACGGCCGGCGAACGCATCGCGCGCCTGGCCGACGGAATTGGCGCGTGA
- a CDS encoding ABC transporter substrate-binding protein, with translation MQAKVRFHHQKKKSRGWTARLAGLAAAAALLVSGVAHAEGQLRIAYQYDVGDILLHVVRDQKLIEKYAAQEGVQANVEWKQLSGGAAINDAILSNTLDVASTGLPPLLTVWDRTYGKQNIKAIAALGSLPTYLLTRNPAVKTLADFGPGDRIALPATTISLHARLLQIAAAAKYGRDKFTHFDELTVSLPHSEAAAALLSGKTEVNSHFASPPFQFQELKDPAIRKITTSYEILGGPATLNILWAPERWQKENPKTFTALRRALAEALSYVQGHKAEAAAAYVRLENSKLPVAFVQEIISLPDVQYTLQPQNTFKLASFLADVGAIKHRPASWKDYFFEEAHAGGGS, from the coding sequence ATGCAGGCGAAAGTCCGGTTCCATCATCAGAAAAAGAAATCCCGAGGCTGGACCGCCAGGCTCGCCGGCCTGGCCGCGGCTGCCGCACTGCTGGTCAGCGGCGTGGCCCATGCCGAGGGGCAGCTGCGCATCGCCTACCAATACGACGTGGGCGACATCCTGCTGCACGTGGTGCGCGACCAGAAGCTGATCGAGAAATACGCCGCCCAGGAAGGCGTGCAGGCCAACGTGGAATGGAAGCAGCTCTCGGGCGGCGCGGCGATCAACGACGCCATCCTCTCCAACACGCTGGACGTGGCCTCGACCGGCCTGCCCCCGCTGCTCACCGTGTGGGACCGCACCTACGGCAAGCAGAACATCAAGGCCATCGCCGCGCTGGGCTCGCTGCCGACCTACCTGCTCACCCGCAACCCGGCGGTGAAGACGCTGGCCGACTTCGGCCCGGGCGACCGCATCGCCCTGCCCGCCACCACCATCTCGCTGCACGCCCGCCTGTTGCAGATCGCGGCGGCGGCCAAGTACGGCCGCGACAAGTTCACCCACTTCGACGAGCTGACCGTGAGCCTGCCGCACAGCGAGGCTGCGGCCGCCCTGCTCTCCGGCAAGACCGAAGTGAACTCGCACTTCGCCAGCCCGCCGTTCCAGTTCCAGGAGCTGAAGGATCCTGCTATCCGCAAGATCACCACGTCCTACGAGATCCTGGGCGGTCCGGCCACGCTCAACATCCTGTGGGCGCCGGAGCGCTGGCAGAAGGAAAACCCCAAGACCTTCACCGCCCTGCGCCGCGCGCTGGCCGAGGCGCTGAGCTACGTGCAGGGCCACAAGGCCGAAGCCGCGGCGGCCTACGTGAGGCTGGAGAACTCCAAGCTGCCGGTGGCCTTCGTGCAGGAGATCATCTCGCTGCCGGACGTGCAATACACGCTGCAGCCGCAGAACACCTTCAAGCTGGCCTCCTTCCTGGCCGACGTGGGCGCGATCAAGCACCGCCCCGCTTCGTGGAAGGATTACTTCTTTGAAGAGGCGCATGCCGGCGGCGGCAGCTGA
- a CDS encoding LysE family transporter encodes MSVSRRAGLLTGLGFSLASATWALLAIGGVNVLISHAPAVHTVVRVAGGAYLLWLGLKMIATARRPIGNGAAAVHPSGASAFGKAFVVSMTNPKSISFYGSIFSVMVPLDAPLWFDAAIVLLALFISALWYCGLALLFSHRLAGSVYGRLKAFVETAMGVFLIAMGGRVLLGR; translated from the coding sequence ATGAGCGTCTCCAGGCGCGCCGGCCTCCTCACCGGGCTGGGGTTCTCGCTGGCGTCGGCGACATGGGCGCTGCTGGCCATCGGCGGCGTCAACGTGCTGATCAGCCATGCGCCGGCCGTGCACACCGTGGTGAGAGTGGCCGGCGGCGCCTATCTGCTGTGGCTTGGCCTGAAGATGATCGCGACGGCGCGCCGGCCGATTGGAAACGGGGCTGCGGCCGTTCATCCGAGCGGCGCATCGGCTTTCGGGAAGGCCTTTGTCGTCAGCATGACCAATCCCAAATCCATCAGCTTCTACGGCAGCATTTTCTCCGTGATGGTGCCGCTCGACGCGCCGCTCTGGTTCGACGCCGCCATCGTCCTGCTGGCGCTGTTCATTTCGGCCCTCTGGTATTGCGGCCTGGCGCTGCTGTTTTCACACCGGCTGGCGGGTTCGGTCTATGGCAGGCTGAAGGCGTTCGTGGAAACTGCCATGGGCGTCTTTCTGATCGCAATGGGCGGGCGGGTGCTGCTGGGACGCTGA
- a CDS encoding flavin reductase family protein: MNIPHVVAEPSILYLGTPVALVGTVNEDGTHNLAPISSVFWLGWRGVLGIASASQTARNLLRTGECVLNLPSVNEVSAVDRIARTTGTYPVSEFRKAMGYVHEPDKFGRAGMTRVSSETVGAARALECPIQLEAVLAAAHGIADDNEALRGAISLIEVRIQRVHVHPDLLMAGHANRIDPDKWSPLIMSFQKFYGLSGQVHPSRLADIPEEAYRVLAEIS, encoded by the coding sequence ATGAATATCCCCCACGTCGTCGCAGAACCCAGCATCCTGTATCTCGGAACCCCCGTCGCCCTGGTCGGCACCGTCAACGAAGATGGCACGCATAACCTCGCGCCGATATCGTCGGTGTTCTGGCTTGGCTGGAGAGGCGTGCTGGGCATCGCCTCCGCGTCGCAGACTGCGCGCAACTTGCTGCGCACCGGCGAATGCGTGCTCAATCTCCCGTCCGTCAACGAGGTGAGCGCGGTCGACCGCATCGCGCGCACTACCGGTACGTATCCCGTTTCTGAATTCAGGAAGGCGATGGGCTACGTCCATGAGCCCGACAAGTTCGGCCGCGCCGGAATGACAAGGGTGAGCTCCGAGACGGTCGGGGCGGCGCGCGCGCTCGAATGCCCGATCCAGCTCGAAGCGGTCCTGGCGGCGGCGCACGGCATCGCCGACGACAATGAGGCGCTGCGCGGCGCCATCAGCCTGATCGAAGTGCGCATCCAGCGCGTCCACGTCCATCCCGACCTGCTCATGGCCGGTCACGCCAATCGCATCGATCCGGACAAGTGGTCGCCGCTGATCATGAGTTTCCAGAAGTTCTATGGGCTGAGCGGCCAAGTGCATCCGTCCAGGCTGGCCGACATACCGGAAGAGGCGTATCGGGTTCTCGCCGAAATCTCTTGA
- a CDS encoding S1 family peptidase, protein MSRTAAAFLPMALICSPHSAAQDSPAMKPNLGIIGGKPVMKGEYSFVVALRDTRDKRVFCTGQIVGDYWVLTAKHCLDGTIRPKDAPFVVRTGRNMTEGKDFSSNQVFFNTDKLDVALIKLNEKITSNSVVSIPLRQGYPPAPGTRFTAVGWGLVRSTDIRGANDLQKLDDLTLDRCEQQAHICGIFPENGAKRTAKGDSGGPAVYEQYEQYGSLVSLGVLVGVLPSTPNKVDYVRADGFNQWLKETMRKK, encoded by the coding sequence ATGAGCAGAACGGCCGCAGCATTTTTACCTATGGCTCTCATCTGCTCGCCCCATTCAGCTGCACAAGACAGTCCGGCAATGAAACCTAATTTGGGAATCATTGGCGGTAAGCCGGTAATGAAGGGGGAGTATTCCTTTGTTGTCGCGCTTCGCGATACGAGAGATAAAAGGGTATTTTGTACCGGACAGATCGTCGGTGATTATTGGGTGCTAACCGCAAAGCACTGTCTTGACGGAACAATAAGACCGAAAGATGCGCCCTTCGTAGTTAGAACCGGCCGCAATATGACGGAGGGGAAGGATTTTTCCAGCAATCAGGTTTTTTTCAACACAGACAAGCTAGATGTGGCCCTCATCAAATTGAATGAGAAAATCACTTCGAATTCGGTAGTTAGCATTCCGCTGCGCCAGGGATATCCGCCAGCTCCAGGAACGCGATTTACGGCCGTCGGCTGGGGGCTTGTGCGGTCAACCGATATCCGCGGCGCGAATGACCTTCAGAAACTAGACGATTTGACACTGGATCGCTGTGAGCAGCAGGCCCATATTTGCGGAATATTTCCAGAAAACGGAGCAAAAAGAACAGCTAAGGGGGATAGTGGCGGGCCGGCCGTGTATGAACAGTATGAACAATATGGAAGCCTGGTATCTCTTGGTGTTCTAGTTGGCGTTCTCCCCTCCACCCCAAACAAAGTTGACTATGTCCGTGCAGACGGATTCAATCAATGGCTAAAAGAAACCATGCGCAAAAAATAA
- a CDS encoding response regulator transcription factor has product MLEGTATKNIMIVDDHPMIRDGLRARLESMSGVRVAAEAGNAAEALQHAVRQPIDLVLMDINLNGVSGIELTGKFQADFPGIAVLILSMHNKAEYVLQSIRAGARGYVLKDAPGSDIVRAIEAVLNGGIYYSAALMPIIAQPRIKEESLTARERQVLEQIARGASNKSIADTLDLSVRTVETHCLNIKRKLNIEGRTELIKFALENLMMGGG; this is encoded by the coding sequence ATGCTTGAGGGAACGGCAACCAAAAACATCATGATCGTCGACGACCATCCGATGATCAGGGATGGCTTGCGCGCGCGCCTGGAGAGCATGTCCGGGGTGCGCGTCGCCGCCGAGGCCGGCAATGCGGCCGAGGCCCTGCAGCACGCCGTGCGCCAGCCGATCGACCTGGTGCTGATGGACATCAACCTCAACGGCGTAAGCGGCATCGAACTCACCGGAAAATTCCAGGCCGACTTCCCCGGCATTGCGGTTCTGATCCTCAGCATGCACAACAAGGCCGAATACGTCCTGCAATCGATCCGCGCCGGCGCCCGGGGCTACGTGCTGAAGGACGCGCCGGGCAGCGACATCGTGCGCGCCATCGAGGCGGTGCTCAACGGCGGCATCTACTACAGCGCCGCGCTGATGCCCATCATCGCGCAGCCGCGGATCAAGGAAGAATCGCTGACCGCGCGCGAACGCCAGGTGCTGGAGCAGATCGCCAGAGGCGCATCGAACAAGAGCATCGCCGATACGCTGGACCTGAGCGTGCGCACCGTCGAGACCCATTGCCTGAACATCAAGCGCAAGCTGAATATCGAGGGCCGGACCGAATTGATCAAATTCGCCCTGGAAAACCTGATGATGGGCGGCGGGTGA